The Musa acuminata AAA Group cultivar baxijiao chromosome BXJ1-3, Cavendish_Baxijiao_AAA, whole genome shotgun sequence genome window below encodes:
- the LOC135629907 gene encoding auxin response factor 17-like isoform X2, with protein sequence MAMSGSSVTSFEPKRHLLTTGWSVFVSAKRLIAGDSVLFIWNDNNQLLLGIRRANRPQTVMPSSVLSSDSMHIGLLAAAAHAAATNSRFTIFYNPRASPSEFVIPLAKYVKAVYHTRISVGMRFRMLFETEESSVRRYMGTITGIGDLDPVHWPNSHWRSVKVGWDESTAGERQPKVSLWEIEPLTTFPMYPSPFPFRLKRPWPPGLPSLHGGKHDDFSLSSPVTWFRNGGNPGLQSLNFQGTGVTPWTQPRFDTTILGLPPDMYLTMAADGIQETRTMDPTKQVSSAMLQFQQIQNTASMYSPMPPSQLLHHGQSQLPQAFLQNIQLNQVQSQSQSEFFQHQLQQVYPFGKQNQQQILQQQQALQHQETQQQKFLSDHQQVPSEASVFSQPISEPQSQSATMQNISLISQSRSFSDSNTNCVSTSDASPLHNILSQFSPGEASHLLSWPRTNQLVTSGPRPSKQVAVDSILPSGAQCMIPRVEQLGVSEPNISQRSVMLPPFPGRECAVNQDGNMDARNQLLFGVNIDSSSLLMQNGMTSLCNVGRESDSTGMHYDASNFVGSSVHDFALSQALTGSSGLEETGFLQSSQNADQLNQKGGTFVKVSKSGSFGRSLDITRFSSYNELRSELGRMFGLEGQLEDPLRSGWQLVFVDRENDILLVGDDPWQEFVNNVWCIKILSPQEVQQMGKQDVNFLNSGPIKMLPTNGCDNYISRQDSRNLSTRVASMGSLEH encoded by the exons CCAAAGAGGCATCTTCTTACAACAGGATGGAGTGTTTTTGTGAGTGCAAAGAGACTGATTGCAGGGGATTCCGTACTTTTTATCTG gaatgataacaatcaattactTCTGGGAATTCGACGTGCTAATAGACCACAGACAGTTATGCCTTCATCTGTATTATCAAGTGATAGCATGCACATAGGGCTTCTTGCTGCAGCTGCACATGCTGCCGCGACAAATAGCCGATTTACCATATTTTATAACCCAAG GGCAAGTCCTTCTGAATTTGTGATCCCATTAGCCAAGTATGTTAAAGCAGTTTATCACACCCGTATTTCTGTGGGTATGCGTTTCCGGATGCTTTTTGAGACGGAAGAGTCAAGTGTTCGACG ATACATGGGTACAATTACAGGAATTGGTGATCTTGACCCTGTGCATTGGCCAAATTCACATTGGCGCTCTGTGAAA GTTGGCTGGGATGAGTCAACGGCTGGAGAGAGGCAGCCCAAGGTGTCACTCTGGGAGATTGAACCTCTAACAACCTTTCCAATGTACCCATCTCCTTTTCCTTTTAGGCTTAAGCGACCATGGCCTCCTGGATTGCCCTCCCTCCATG GTGGAAAGCATGATGATTTCAGTCTGAGTTCGCCTGTGACGTGGTTCAGAAATGGTGGAAATCCAGGACTTCAGTCGCTGAATTTTCAGGGTACTGGTGTTACACCCTGGACGCAGCCAAGGTTCGATACAACGATTCTTGGTCTGCCGCCTGACATGTACCTTACAATGGCCGCAGATGGCATTCAAGAAACAAGGACCATGGATCCCACAAAACAAGTATCATCTGCAATGCTGCAATTCCAGCAAATACAGAACACAGCTAGCATGTACTCTCCAATGCCTCCAAGTCAGCTTTTACACCATGGTCAATCTCAACTTCCACAAGCCTTTCTTCAGAATATTCAATTAAACCAAGTGCAGAGCCAGTCTCAGTctgaatttttccagcatcagttGCAGCAGGTATACCCATTTGGCAAGCAGAACCAACAACAGATTCTGCAGCAGCAGCAAGCACTGCAGCATCAAGAAACCCAACAGCAGAAGTTTTTGTCTGATCATCAACAAGTTCCTAGTGAAGCATCagtcttctctcaacctatatctgAGCCCCAATCTCAATCAGCTACTATGCAAAATATTTCTTTGATTTCCCAGTCACGGAGCTTTTCAGACTCCAATACTAACTGTGTCTCAACATCTGATGCCTCCCCGTTGCATAATATTTTGAGTCAGTTTTCTCCAGGAGAAGCATCACATTTGCTTAGTTGGCCAAGAACCAACCAACTTGTTACTTCTGGTCCCCGTCCATCAAAACAAGTGGCAGTTGACTCAATTCTCCCTTCTGGAGCCCAATGCATGATACCTCGGGTGGAACAATTAGGTGTCTCAGAGCCTAACATTTCTCAGCGGTCTGTTATGTTGCCACCATTTCCAGGAAGAGAATGTGCAGTGAATCAGGATGGTAACATGGATGCCCGAAATCAACTCTTATTCGGAGTTAATATAGACTCCTCATCACTTTTAATGCAGAATGGCATGACAAGCCTCTGCAATGTTGGCCGTGAAAGTGATTCAACTGGCATGCACTATGATGCTAGCAATTTTGTAGGTTCCTCTGTACATGATTTTGCGTTGAGTCAAGCATTGACAGGTTCCAGTGGTTTAGAGGAAACAGGATTTTTGCAGTCTTCACAAAATGCGGATCAACTAAACCAGAAGGGTGGAACATTTGTTAAG GTTTCCAAATCAGGGTCCTTTGGGAGGTCACTAGACATTACCAGGTTTAGCAGCTACAATGAGCTGCGCAGTGAGCTTGGGCGTATGTTTGGCCTAGAAGGCCAGTTGGAAGACCCTTTAAGATCAGGCTGGCAGCTTGTATTTGTTGACAGGGAGAATGATATTCTTCTTGTTGGTGATGATCCCTGGCA GGAGTTTGTGAACAACGTATGGTGCATAAAAATACTTTCGCCGCAAGAAGTGCAGCAGATGGGCAAACAGGATGTCAATTTCCTGAACTCCGGCCCCATAAAAATGCTTCCAACCAATGGTTGCGATAACTACATCAGTCGGCAGGATTCAAGAAATCTGAGCACCAGGGTCGCATCGATGGGCTCACTGGAACACTGA